The following are encoded in a window of Bradyrhizobium guangdongense genomic DNA:
- a CDS encoding sensor domain-containing protein produces MAEKNWQEGSMLPIAVQAVVGLTGAVAPSRAYAESLAAPSRLGDLDPNLIWEVLIGGIVVCAFLVAIALWIHSALRRNRRAQLRRNAFISSAMNNLNQGVVMTDAQRRIIFCNDRYLEIYGLARSDLRAGMTGYDILELRRKRGVLGVSDDDFYEKASSPNGLITELPDGRAILVKYFILPNGGSVATHLDVSEQRKLSRQLAATKQFLESVLDHVPACVAAKNIEDGCYIFANSAYERFWGLSPDFAVGRKARELFAPGSAASIEAADRAALDSPDGQYRNEFEVDRAGARRMVASIRIVVRNESNKPEFLLVVFEDITDRQSLSKELESTKKFLELVVDNIPVALIVEQVKDGRYLLANRSAETILNRRREEATGLTASDIFNAKEAKLIIARDEAAIKKRGMITEEHPISTKDGLRLFLTRRATVLNDAGEPQYLIKTHEDVTNRRQTESRMAHMAYHDGLTDLPNRAAFLQALNQMIEACEGTDEEFAVLCVDLDGLKEVNDVFGHALGDKLLVEVAQRLQDAARGGLVARLSGDEFGLIIDGKQPDAGLALAQQLGEVLAPEFHIDGRAVRAGITTGMSIFPHNGPDGAALLANAGAALFRAKQKSRGTISLYQPEMDQQIRDRRVLHQDLSMAIKNGELSLAFQPQGIARNSVAESEIIGFEALARWQHPVRGQVSPADFIPIAEESGLIVEMGEWILREACREAASWPKPLQVAVNLSPAQFMHGDVVGLVHSILIETGLAPGRLELEITEGVLIEDFDRGLALLRRLKALGVRISMDDFGSGYSSLSYLQAFPFDKIKIDRAFIVNLGRNPQSAAIVRAVIDLGHGLEMSIIAEGVETIDQLAFLAREGCDGVQGYLLGKPLPIGQYAGLVGRVETMELALKTG; encoded by the coding sequence GTTCCTGGTCGCCATCGCGCTGTGGATCCATTCCGCGCTGCGTCGGAACAGGCGTGCGCAGCTGCGCCGCAACGCCTTCATCTCTTCCGCTATGAACAACCTCAATCAGGGCGTAGTGATGACGGATGCGCAGCGTCGCATCATCTTCTGCAACGACCGCTATCTCGAGATCTACGGCTTGGCGCGCTCGGATCTCCGGGCCGGGATGACCGGCTACGACATCCTTGAGCTCAGGCGAAAGCGCGGGGTCCTTGGCGTCTCCGACGACGACTTCTACGAGAAGGCGTCAAGTCCCAACGGCCTGATCACCGAATTGCCCGACGGTCGCGCCATTCTGGTCAAATATTTCATTCTGCCCAACGGCGGCTCGGTGGCGACCCATCTTGACGTCAGCGAGCAGCGCAAGCTGTCGCGGCAGCTTGCCGCGACCAAGCAATTCCTGGAATCGGTGCTGGACCACGTGCCCGCCTGCGTCGCCGCCAAGAACATCGAGGACGGCTGCTATATCTTCGCGAACAGCGCCTATGAGCGGTTCTGGGGATTGTCGCCTGACTTCGCGGTCGGCAGGAAAGCGCGGGAGCTGTTTGCGCCCGGCTCGGCGGCCAGCATCGAGGCGGCCGACCGGGCGGCGCTCGATTCGCCCGATGGCCAGTACCGCAACGAGTTCGAGGTCGATCGTGCCGGTGCGCGGCGCATGGTTGCCTCGATCCGCATCGTGGTTCGCAACGAGAGCAACAAGCCGGAATTCCTGCTGGTGGTGTTCGAGGACATTACCGATCGGCAATCGCTGTCCAAGGAGCTGGAGAGCACCAAGAAGTTCCTCGAGCTCGTGGTGGACAACATTCCGGTCGCGCTGATCGTGGAGCAGGTCAAGGATGGCCGCTACCTGCTCGCCAATCGCAGCGCCGAGACGATCCTCAACCGCAGGCGCGAGGAAGCCACCGGCCTGACCGCCTCCGATATCTTCAATGCCAAGGAAGCCAAGCTGATCATCGCGCGCGACGAGGCCGCGATCAAGAAGCGCGGGATGATCACCGAGGAGCATCCGATCTCCACCAAGGACGGCTTGCGCCTGTTCCTGACCCGCCGTGCCACGGTGCTCAACGACGCCGGCGAGCCGCAATATCTGATCAAGACCCACGAGGACGTCACCAACCGCCGGCAGACCGAGTCGCGCATGGCGCATATGGCCTATCACGACGGCCTGACCGACCTGCCGAACCGCGCCGCCTTCCTCCAGGCGCTGAACCAGATGATCGAGGCCTGCGAGGGCACCGACGAGGAGTTCGCGGTGCTTTGCGTCGATCTCGACGGCCTCAAGGAGGTCAACGACGTGTTCGGCCACGCGCTTGGCGACAAGCTGCTGGTCGAGGTGGCGCAGCGGCTCCAGGATGCCGCACGCGGCGGCCTGGTGGCGCGCCTGTCCGGCGACGAATTCGGCCTGATCATCGACGGCAAGCAGCCCGATGCAGGCCTTGCGCTGGCGCAGCAGCTCGGCGAGGTGCTGGCGCCGGAGTTCCACATCGATGGCCGCGCGGTTCGTGCCGGCATCACCACGGGCATGTCGATCTTCCCGCACAATGGCCCCGATGGCGCCGCGCTGCTCGCCAATGCCGGCGCGGCCCTGTTCCGCGCCAAGCAGAAATCGCGCGGCACGATCAGCCTCTACCAGCCCGAGATGGACCAGCAGATCCGCGACCGCCGCGTGCTGCATCAGGACCTCTCGATGGCAATCAAGAACGGCGAGCTGTCGCTGGCCTTCCAGCCGCAGGGCATCGCGCGCAACAGCGTCGCCGAGAGCGAGATCATCGGCTTCGAGGCGCTGGCGCGCTGGCAGCACCCGGTGCGCGGCCAGGTCTCGCCCGCCGACTTCATCCCCATCGCCGAGGAAAGCGGGCTGATCGTCGAGATGGGCGAATGGATTCTGCGCGAGGCCTGCCGTGAGGCGGCGTCGTGGCCGAAGCCGCTCCAGGTCGCGGTCAATTTGTCGCCGGCGCAGTTCATGCACGGCGACGTTGTCGGGCTTGTTCATTCGATCCTGATCGAGACGGGCCTTGCGCCCGGCCGGCTCGAGCTCGAAATCACCGAGGGCGTGCTGATCGAGGATTTCGATCGCGGCCTGGCGCTGCTGCGTCGGCTGAAGGCGCTCGGGGTGCGGATCTCGATGGACGATTTCGGCAGCGGCTATTCATCGTTGAGCTATCTGCAGGCGTTCCCGTTCGACAAGATCAAGATCGACCGCGCCTTCATCGTCAATCTCGGCCGCAATCCGCAATCGGCCGCGATCGTCCGCGCCGTGATCGACCTCGGCCACGGCCTCGAAATGTCGATCATCGCCGAGGGCGTCGAAACGATTGACCAGCTCGCGTTCCTCGCGCGCGAAGGCTGCGACGGCGTGCAGGGCTATCTGCTCGGCAAGCCCTTGCCGATCGGGCAATATGCCGGCCTCGTCGGCCGCGTCGAGACCATGGAGCTTGCGCTCAAGACGGGCTAG
- a CDS encoding glycerol-3-phosphate dehydrogenase → MADYDLAIIGGGLNGVSLARDAAGRGLRVILIEQGDLGGAASSATPRLIHGDLSVLERRGFRRVRRALAERRTWLRIAPHLVRPMSFVIPAHADERPPWLLRAGLYVYDALANRGGLPQSTTLDITHHPVGNALKRPFGIAFEYADCIVDDSRLVVLTALDAAEHGATIRTGARCVRADRTDIWRLALVDRGHRRVITARALANATGGWTSLVAETVLRQPLPAMAAVQMSQIVVPRLFESDNVYVFQNNDGRLIFVSPFERDFTLVGTVTHDFTGDPAVVAMPGADVSYLCEAVSRYFRERVAPTDVVRTVSGVNLTLAAARRRDVTTLFHARRRKAPLLTMFGGDVTTSRLRAERAVTRLTPFYPMSRPWTSDAALPGGDFAWDRFETEVDLARHRWRFLSEPQARRLVAGYGTRLPDVLGEAKTREELGPAFGPELTGAEVRYLMAREWARFPDDILWRRSKLGLTMPAAGRDALAAFIADLARTS, encoded by the coding sequence ATGGCGGATTACGACCTCGCGATCATCGGTGGCGGCCTCAATGGCGTCAGCCTCGCGCGCGATGCGGCCGGCCGCGGCCTGCGGGTCATCCTGATCGAACAGGGCGATCTCGGCGGAGCAGCCTCGTCGGCGACGCCGCGGCTGATCCATGGCGATTTGTCGGTGCTGGAGCGTCGCGGCTTCCGGCGGGTGCGCCGAGCTCTTGCCGAACGCCGAACCTGGCTGCGGATCGCGCCGCATCTGGTGCGGCCGATGAGTTTTGTGATCCCGGCGCATGCGGACGAGCGTCCGCCATGGCTGTTGCGGGCCGGATTGTATGTTTATGACGCGCTGGCGAACCGCGGCGGCCTGCCGCAATCGACCACGCTCGACATCACGCATCATCCGGTCGGCAACGCGCTGAAGCGTCCGTTCGGTATCGCATTTGAATACGCTGATTGTATCGTCGACGATTCGCGCCTCGTCGTGCTTACGGCGCTGGATGCCGCCGAGCATGGCGCCACGATCCGCACCGGGGCGCGCTGCGTCCGCGCCGACAGGACCGACATCTGGCGGCTCGCGCTGGTCGATCGCGGCCATCGCCGGGTGATCACGGCACGTGCGCTGGCCAATGCCACCGGGGGCTGGACATCGTTGGTCGCTGAGACGGTGCTGCGACAGCCGCTGCCGGCAATGGCAGCCGTACAGATGAGCCAGATCGTCGTGCCCAGGCTGTTCGAATCCGACAACGTCTATGTGTTCCAGAACAATGACGGTCGGCTGATTTTTGTCAGCCCGTTCGAACGCGACTTCACGCTGGTCGGCACGGTCACGCACGACTTCACCGGCGATCCCGCGGTTGTCGCAATGCCGGGTGCCGATGTCAGCTATCTCTGCGAGGCCGTGAGCCGTTACTTCCGCGAGCGCGTCGCCCCGACCGACGTTGTGCGCACGGTCTCCGGCGTCAATTTGACGCTCGCAGCCGCACGGCGAAGAGACGTCACCACGCTGTTCCACGCGCGCCGGCGCAAGGCGCCGCTGCTCACGATGTTCGGTGGCGACGTCACGACCTCGCGGCTGCGCGCCGAGCGGGCGGTGACACGGCTGACGCCGTTCTATCCGATGTCGCGGCCCTGGACTTCAGACGCAGCATTGCCCGGCGGCGATTTCGCCTGGGATCGTTTCGAAACCGAAGTCGATCTGGCGCGCCACCGCTGGCGGTTTCTTTCCGAGCCGCAAGCGCGCCGCCTGGTCGCGGGCTACGGCACGCGGCTGCCTGATGTGCTGGGCGAGGCGAAGACACGCGAAGAGCTCGGCCCGGCCTTCGGTCCTGAACTGACCGGCGCCGAGGTGCGCTATCTCATGGCCCGTGAATGGGCGCGCTTTCCCGACGACATCCTGTGGCGCCGTTCCAAGCTCGGCCTGACCATGCCTGCCGCGGGTCGGGACGCACTGGCGGCCTTCATAGCGGACTTGGCTCGAACCAGTTGA
- a CDS encoding ABC transporter ATP-binding protein produces the protein MTDELPGTDTAVAAAGDVSPSIGQPLLRIEGVVKTFGTFRAVDGVSLDIKAGEFFALLGPSGCGKTTLLRMLAGFEAPDEGRILLGGKDIAQALPHERPINMMFQNYALFPHLSVRDNIAFGLKRAGMSRADIAPRVAEMVALVKLEGLEKRKPDQLSGGQRQRVALARALARRPQLLLLDEPLAALDKKLRENTQGELMELQRRLGMTFIIVTHDQEEAMTMASRIGVMKSGKLVQVASPRELYEAPRSRWVAEFVGDINLFDAESKLRDGHRLVVGTRDAGTLVVAEPRQPLGDVKFSVAIRPEKVKLSRRGPVSEVGRGTAINVLDGVIADICYLGGTTTYKVKLDAGGMVQASVANSARLDVDAYSLNQHVVAWFTPDDCVVLPS, from the coding sequence ATGACTGACGAATTGCCTGGAACGGATACCGCGGTCGCTGCGGCAGGAGATGTGTCTCCGTCCATCGGCCAGCCGCTGCTGCGCATCGAGGGCGTGGTGAAGACGTTCGGAACGTTCCGTGCCGTCGACGGCGTATCGCTCGACATCAAGGCCGGCGAATTCTTTGCGCTGCTCGGGCCGAGCGGCTGCGGCAAGACCACGCTGCTGCGCATGCTCGCGGGGTTTGAGGCCCCGGACGAAGGGCGCATCCTGCTCGGCGGCAAGGACATTGCGCAGGCGCTGCCGCACGAGCGCCCCATCAACATGATGTTCCAGAACTACGCGTTGTTTCCGCATCTGTCGGTGCGCGACAACATCGCCTTCGGCCTCAAGCGCGCCGGCATGTCGCGCGCCGACATCGCCCCCCGTGTCGCGGAGATGGTCGCGCTGGTGAAGCTCGAGGGGCTGGAGAAGCGCAAGCCCGACCAGCTCTCCGGCGGCCAGCGGCAGCGCGTCGCGCTGGCCCGCGCGCTGGCCCGCCGGCCGCAATTGCTGCTGCTCGACGAGCCGCTCGCAGCGCTCGACAAGAAACTGCGCGAGAACACGCAGGGCGAGTTGATGGAGCTCCAGCGGCGACTCGGCATGACCTTCATCATCGTCACCCACGACCAGGAGGAGGCGATGACGATGGCCAGCCGGATCGGCGTGATGAAGTCAGGCAAGCTTGTGCAGGTCGCGTCTCCGCGTGAGCTCTACGAGGCACCCCGCTCGCGCTGGGTCGCGGAGTTCGTCGGTGACATCAATCTGTTCGACGCCGAGTCCAAATTGCGCGATGGCCATCGCTTGGTCGTCGGCACGCGTGATGCGGGGACGCTGGTGGTGGCCGAGCCGCGCCAGCCGCTCGGTGACGTCAAGTTCTCGGTCGCGATCCGCCCCGAAAAGGTCAAGCTGTCGCGTCGTGGACCGGTGAGCGAGGTGGGTCGTGGAACCGCGATCAACGTGCTGGACGGCGTGATCGCCGACATCTGCTATCTCGGCGGCACCACCACCTACAAGGTCAAGCTCGATGCCGGTGGGATGGTGCAGGCGTCCGTCGCCAACAGCGCCCGCCTCGATGTGGATGCCTACAGCCTGAACCAGCATGTCGTCGCCTGGTTCACGCCCGACGACTGCGTGGTGCTGCCGTCATGA
- a CDS encoding ABC transporter permease, with the protein MSARRIFARPARFAAIAPYVWMVLFFLVPFGFVLKISLSQTVIAQPPYEPLFDLTAGWTAIQAAFAALSIDNFRLLASDDLYVFAYLRSLTVALTATGLLLLIGYPIAYGMARLPKRWQAVAMVLVIVPFWTSFLIRIYAWINILQHDGLLNQILLALRLVSQPVVWLSTDTAMYIGIVYSYLPFMILPLYATLARMEPALEEAASDLGAPPWQVFWLVTFPLSLPGVGAGVLLCFIPIVGEFVIPDLLAGSNSLMIGQTLWLEFFTNKDWPVASAAAILLLVVLLLPLLFYERLQRRQLEER; encoded by the coding sequence ATGAGCGCGCGCCGGATTTTCGCGCGGCCGGCGCGCTTTGCCGCGATCGCGCCATATGTCTGGATGGTGCTGTTCTTCCTGGTGCCGTTCGGCTTCGTGCTGAAGATCAGCCTGTCGCAGACGGTGATCGCGCAGCCGCCTTACGAGCCGCTGTTCGATCTGACGGCAGGGTGGACCGCAATCCAGGCGGCTTTTGCCGCGCTCTCGATCGACAATTTTCGGCTGCTCGCCTCCGACGACCTCTATGTGTTCGCCTACCTCCGTAGTCTGACCGTTGCCCTCACGGCGACCGGCTTGTTGCTTCTGATCGGCTATCCCATCGCTTATGGCATGGCGCGATTGCCGAAGCGCTGGCAGGCGGTGGCGATGGTGCTGGTGATCGTGCCGTTCTGGACTTCGTTCCTGATCCGCATCTATGCCTGGATCAACATCCTCCAGCATGACGGCCTGCTCAACCAGATCCTGCTGGCGCTGCGCTTGGTCAGCCAGCCCGTGGTGTGGCTGTCCACCGACACGGCGATGTATATCGGCATCGTCTATTCCTATCTGCCGTTCATGATCCTGCCGCTCTACGCCACGCTCGCCAGGATGGAGCCGGCGCTGGAAGAGGCCGCCAGCGATCTCGGCGCGCCGCCTTGGCAGGTGTTCTGGCTGGTGACCTTCCCGCTGTCGCTGCCCGGCGTCGGCGCCGGTGTGCTGCTCTGCTTCATCCCGATCGTCGGCGAGTTCGTGATTCCGGATCTCCTCGCCGGCTCCAATTCGCTGATGATCGGCCAGACGCTGTGGCTTGAATTCTTCACCAACAAGGACTGGCCGGTGGCCTCAGCCGCGGCGATCCTGCTGCTCGTGGTGCTGCTGTTGCCGCTTCTCTTCTACGAGCGGCTGCAGCGCCGGCAGCTGGAGGAGCGCTGA
- a CDS encoding ABC transporter permease, whose amino-acid sequence MRKVSRLSRFNIASLALGLAFLYLPILILVIYSFNASRLVTVWGGWSLRWYHEFFADRAMIEASWMSLRVAVSSATIATLLGTLAAVALARGERFRGRTLFSGMLYAPLVMPEVITGLSLLLLFVALNAERGFWTVTIAHTTLTMCFVAVVVQSRLGSLDRSLEEAAMDLGCAPVRAFLLVTLPLIAPAIVAGWMLAFTLSLDDLVIASFTTGPGSATLPIRIYSEVRLGVKPEINAICTLVIALIAVVIVIASLASKLSSSQGESAAPL is encoded by the coding sequence ATGCGCAAGGTCTCCCGCCTGTCTCGCTTCAACATCGCTTCGCTCGCGCTGGGCCTCGCCTTCCTGTATCTGCCGATCCTCATTCTCGTGATCTATTCCTTCAACGCCTCGCGGCTGGTGACGGTGTGGGGCGGCTGGTCCCTGCGCTGGTATCACGAGTTCTTCGCCGACCGGGCCATGATCGAGGCGTCCTGGATGAGCCTGCGGGTCGCGGTCTCATCCGCCACGATAGCCACGCTGCTCGGCACGCTGGCCGCCGTGGCGCTGGCGCGCGGCGAGCGCTTTCGCGGCCGCACGCTGTTCTCCGGCATGCTCTATGCGCCGCTGGTGATGCCGGAGGTGATCACGGGACTGTCGCTGCTCTTGCTGTTCGTGGCGCTGAACGCCGAGCGCGGCTTCTGGACCGTGACGATCGCCCACACCACGCTGACGATGTGTTTCGTCGCCGTGGTCGTGCAGTCGCGTCTCGGCTCGCTCGACCGCTCGCTGGAGGAGGCGGCGATGGATCTCGGCTGTGCTCCGGTTCGCGCCTTCCTGTTGGTGACGTTACCGCTGATCGCGCCCGCGATCGTCGCCGGCTGGATGCTGGCTTTCACGCTCTCCCTCGACGATCTCGTGATCGCGAGCTTTACGACCGGCCCCGGCTCGGCAACCCTGCCGATCCGGATCTATTCCGAGGTGCGGCTGGGCGTGAAGCCCGAGATCAATGCGATCTGCACGCTGGTGATCGCGCTGATCGCGGTGGTCATCGTCATCGCCTCGCTTGCTTCAAAACTGTCGAGCTCGCAGGGCGAGAGTGCAGCGCCTCTGTAG
- a CDS encoding DUF6622 family protein, producing MMFVYQIVIHTPPWVWILLAYLVWQGIKSMQPRKAPIWRALIVPVVFIVWGVSRIGFGHQDNQWPLVAWIVAALALLPLGVLTPRPFDVDRKTGEIIRPGSAFGLIRNLVVFFLQYTVSVISAIDAGDRAVAIIVGRAISGATAGYFFGSMIALLIAYRRKRAADV from the coding sequence ATGATGTTCGTATATCAGATAGTGATCCATACGCCGCCATGGGTCTGGATCCTGCTCGCTTATCTGGTTTGGCAGGGCATCAAGTCGATGCAGCCGCGCAAGGCGCCGATCTGGCGCGCGCTGATCGTCCCGGTCGTGTTCATCGTCTGGGGCGTCTCGCGGATTGGCTTTGGGCACCAGGATAACCAGTGGCCGCTCGTCGCATGGATCGTGGCGGCGCTGGCGCTGCTGCCTTTGGGCGTGTTGACGCCGCGCCCGTTCGATGTCGATCGCAAGACCGGGGAAATCATCCGGCCGGGCAGCGCGTTCGGGCTGATCCGCAATCTCGTCGTGTTTTTTCTACAATATACGGTGAGCGTGATCTCGGCGATCGACGCCGGCGACCGCGCCGTGGCCATCATTGTCGGCCGCGCCATCTCGGGCGCGACCGCCGGCTATTTCTTTGGCTCGATGATCGCGCTGCTGATTGCATATCGCAGGAAGCGCGCGGCCGATGTCTAG
- a CDS encoding carbohydrate ABC transporter permease, translated as MKLPGVSEFSWRDVATEARLLLIGIPVFLWTMIPIYHMFLFAISPKEDAFSGKLWPDHPTLHNFEIVFKQQHYFLRDFYVQFWNSVVIAAAVGALTLVVATAAAFSISRLKVPGGRMVLNLALFTYFIPAAFLAVPMYRTMGNYGLLNNRWSLILAMVTIASPYAIWVLKQASDKLPVELDEAAVMDGATTLQIFRLVYLPLMMPSLVAIGTYAVLLAWNEYLYAFLLLSNDQDITLPVALGNFLAADDSPWELLMTTGFIYALPPAAVYYAFRRYMVGGLTAGAVKS; from the coding sequence ATGAAGCTCCCCGGCGTAAGCGAATTTTCCTGGCGTGACGTCGCCACCGAAGCGCGGCTGCTGCTGATCGGCATTCCCGTCTTCCTGTGGACGATGATTCCGATCTACCACATGTTCCTGTTCGCCATCTCCCCGAAGGAAGACGCTTTCTCGGGCAAGCTGTGGCCGGACCACCCGACGCTGCACAACTTCGAGATCGTGTTCAAGCAGCAGCACTATTTCCTGCGCGACTTCTACGTCCAGTTCTGGAATTCGGTGGTGATTGCAGCCGCCGTCGGCGCGCTGACACTGGTCGTCGCAACTGCCGCGGCGTTCTCGATCTCGCGGCTGAAGGTGCCGGGCGGACGCATGGTGTTGAACCTCGCGCTGTTCACTTATTTCATCCCCGCCGCGTTCCTCGCCGTGCCGATGTACCGCACCATGGGTAATTACGGCCTGCTCAACAATCGCTGGTCGCTGATCCTCGCCATGGTGACGATCGCCTCGCCTTACGCGATCTGGGTGCTGAAGCAGGCCTCGGACAAGCTGCCGGTCGAGCTCGACGAAGCCGCGGTGATGGACGGCGCCACGACGCTGCAGATCTTCCGCCTGGTCTATCTGCCGCTGATGATGCCGTCGCTGGTCGCGATCGGCACTTATGCGGTGCTGCTCGCCTGGAACGAATATCTCTACGCGTTCCTGCTGCTCTCGAACGACCAGGACATCACGCTTCCCGTCGCGCTCGGCAACTTCCTCGCCGCCGACGATTCGCCGTGGGAGCTGTTGATGACCACCGGCTTCATCTACGCGCTGCCGCCGGCCGCGGTCTACTACGCCTTCCGCCGCTACATGGTGGGCGGGCTGACGGCCGGTGCGGTGAAGTCCTAG
- a CDS encoding carbohydrate ABC transporter permease: protein MAITLSGDQAIAPPLSSRLSPAQVWGIVLLTPYFLVFLAFVVYPVCYGLWLARAPSNYVALYNDPIFARAAVNTLIFLVIGINIKMLIALFLSGFFAQQRTWIKWLSVIFILPWAVPSIPTILSVRFMLNPEWGIINHYIFAFTGDDGPNWLNDPTVALTMAIAVHIWKSLPFWTLILITGRLAISHDLFEAAEVDGASWWQKFRFITWPSMQTLYVTCTLLSMIWTLGDFNSVYLLTGGGPADLTHVLSTLGIRYLRLDQLSLAMASIVCAMPFVLPLVYFMMKRLSR, encoded by the coding sequence ATGGCGATCACGCTCTCTGGCGATCAGGCGATCGCCCCACCCTTGTCGTCGCGGCTGAGCCCGGCGCAGGTCTGGGGCATCGTGCTGCTCACGCCCTATTTCCTCGTCTTCCTCGCCTTCGTCGTCTACCCCGTCTGCTACGGGCTTTGGCTGGCGCGAGCCCCATCGAACTATGTCGCGCTCTACAACGACCCGATCTTCGCGCGCGCCGCGGTCAACACGCTGATCTTCCTGGTCATCGGCATCAACATCAAGATGCTGATCGCGCTGTTCCTGTCCGGCTTCTTCGCCCAGCAGCGCACCTGGATCAAATGGCTCTCGGTGATCTTCATCCTGCCCTGGGCGGTGCCGTCGATCCCGACCATCCTGTCGGTGCGGTTCATGCTCAATCCCGAATGGGGCATAATCAATCACTACATCTTCGCCTTCACCGGTGACGACGGCCCGAACTGGCTGAACGACCCGACCGTGGCGCTGACCATGGCGATCGCCGTGCACATCTGGAAGTCGCTGCCGTTCTGGACGCTGATCCTGATCACCGGCCGCCTTGCGATCTCGCACGATCTGTTCGAGGCCGCCGAGGTCGACGGCGCCAGCTGGTGGCAGAAATTCCGCTTCATCACCTGGCCGTCGATGCAGACGCTCTACGTGACCTGCACGCTGCTCTCGATGATCTGGACGCTGGGCGACTTCAACAGCGTCTACCTTCTCACCGGCGGTGGGCCGGCCGACCTCACGCATGTGCTGTCGACACTCGGCATCCGCTATCTCCGGCTCGACCAGCTCTCGCTGGCGATGGCTTCCATCGTCTGCGCGATGCCGTTCGTCCTGCCGCTCGTGTACTTCATGATGAAACGGTTGTCGCGATGA
- a CDS encoding ABC transporter substrate-binding protein: MRSKVIGAVSLAVAAVGLFAAAAPAFAQQKTITVWWSKGFYRSEDDALIETIKKFEAKTGIKVELSQYAIQDMIPKTVAALDAGTVPDVAYSDSYDVQAQGKWAYEGKLEDLTDVMEPIKDRFVQNTLDASILYNDVAKKKAYYGFPLKQQSMHVQIWNDMLEKAGFKQSDIPNDWTGYWSFWCDKVQPAIRKATGQRIYAVGQPMGVESTDAFQSFYTFMDAYHVKLVDDDGKLLVDDPKVRDGLIKAMKDYTDTYIKGCTPPSSTTWKDPDNNVAFHNKTIVMTHNFTISIAAKWYEDSQNQALTQEQRDAGKKAYEQDIITASFPKAPDGSTIKYRSDVKTGLIFTAAKNKAEAKQFISFLLQEDNVRPYIEGALGRWFPVTKESQESPFWQADKHRKAVYAQFKGGTAPFDFTKNWKFTILNNENVWAKAMNRVVSEKVPVDKAVDELIARIKQVAG, from the coding sequence GTGAGATCCAAGGTTATTGGCGCAGTATCATTGGCGGTCGCTGCGGTCGGGCTGTTTGCAGCCGCCGCACCCGCCTTTGCGCAGCAGAAAACGATTACGGTCTGGTGGAGCAAGGGCTTCTACCGCTCCGAAGACGACGCACTGATCGAGACGATCAAGAAATTCGAGGCCAAGACCGGCATCAAGGTCGAATTGTCGCAGTATGCGATCCAGGACATGATTCCGAAGACGGTCGCCGCCCTCGACGCCGGCACCGTGCCGGATGTCGCCTACTCCGATTCCTATGACGTGCAGGCACAGGGCAAGTGGGCCTATGAAGGCAAGCTCGAGGATCTCACCGACGTCATGGAGCCGATCAAGGATCGGTTCGTGCAGAACACGCTTGACGCCTCGATCCTCTACAACGACGTCGCCAAGAAGAAGGCCTATTACGGCTTCCCGCTGAAGCAGCAGAGCATGCACGTCCAGATCTGGAACGACATGCTGGAGAAGGCCGGCTTCAAGCAGAGCGACATTCCGAACGACTGGACCGGCTACTGGTCGTTCTGGTGCGACAAGGTGCAGCCGGCGATCCGCAAGGCCACCGGTCAGCGCATCTATGCCGTCGGCCAGCCGATGGGCGTGGAATCCACCGATGCCTTCCAGTCGTTCTACACCTTCATGGATGCCTATCACGTCAAGCTGGTTGACGACGACGGTAAGCTCCTGGTCGACGATCCCAAGGTCCGCGACGGCCTGATCAAGGCGATGAAGGACTACACCGACACTTACATCAAGGGCTGCACGCCGCCGTCCTCCACGACCTGGAAGGATCCGGACAACAACGTCGCCTTCCACAACAAGACCATCGTGATGACCCACAACTTCACGATCTCGATCGCGGCGAAGTGGTACGAGGACTCGCAGAACCAGGCGCTCACCCAGGAGCAGCGCGACGCTGGCAAGAAGGCCTATGAGCAGGACATCATCACGGCGTCCTTCCCCAAGGCGCCGGATGGCTCGACGATCAAGTACCGCTCCGACGTGAAGACCGGCTTGATCTTCACCGCGGCCAAGAACAAGGCCGAGGCCAAGCAGTTCATCAGCTTCCTGCTCCAGGAGGATAATGTTCGCCCCTATATCGAGGGCGCGCTCGGCCGCTGGTTCCCGGTGACCAAGGAAAGCCAGGAAAGCCCGTTCTGGCAGGCTGACAAGCACCGCAAGGCCGTGTACGCGCAGTTCAAGGGCGGAACCGCGCCGTTCGACTTCACCAAGAACTGGAAGTTCACGATCCTCAACAACGAGAACGTGTGGGCCAAGGCGATGAACCGGGTGGTCAGCGAGAAGGTTCCGGTCGACAAAGCGGTCGACGAACTGATCGCCCGCATCAAGCAGGTCGCGGGTTAA